ATCGCTGCGCCGAAGAACGCTCCCGAGACGGGGCTGGACTCGCCCGGCAGGTAGGCCTTCAGCGACGCAAAGAGGAGCGGCCACGGGACCATCCCGCCGCCGAGAAAGAGCAGGAAGCCAAAGAGGACCGGCGGCACGACCTCGCTCAGCCCGAGCAGTTCCATGAGGATGGCGAAGTCGGTCAGTTCGAACGCGCCGACCGACTGGGCGATGAGGAAGACGACGGTCATCATCGCCGTCCCGACCAGCCCACCGGCCGCGCCCACGACCCCGTCGGCGAGGATGCCTCGCAGACTGTCGAACTCGTTGTCCTCGGCCACCGCGTCGCTGTCCGCCGATTCACTGAACTCCGGTGGCGTGTCTGGCATGTATTGACATAGCATGTCAACGGAGAAAAAGGTTC
This sequence is a window from Haloarcula salinisoli. Protein-coding genes within it:
- a CDS encoding DUF6789 family protein produces the protein MPDTPPEFSESADSDAVAEDNEFDSLRGILADGVVGAAGGLVGTAMMTVVFLIAQSVGAFELTDFAILMELLGLSEVVPPVLFGFLLFLGGGMVPWPLLFASLKAYLPGESSPVSGAFFGAAMWSGFVLAFYTGQTGLSLVLYGILTLVAHVVYGIGLGAVFDYFETRPDSIV